In the Geoalkalibacter sp. genome, one interval contains:
- a CDS encoding CHC2 zinc finger domain-containing protein has translation MSMGGTDNVREYYRLVTEMDIGDVARELLPGRITQETGQRLMCDCPNHQSQSRLALHVMLDKQGWYCFGCGVGGDVLQLVEFIQTGSVTAGQSGPMPDSHRQARDYLAKKAGLPPLSRYGLSQERLAQTEADRAFELRVKDALTSLARLYHARLKESPEVLDWLKSKYALSEETIDDLLIGYADNASGAVAQLTGGEDGFSKRELAATGAFRPTSQDGLTPFFERRIVFPYWSRGRVVFMIGRKTPWTPDVGWEQGKYKKLPVHDEHQRPYVADFINNALLFNEDCLLARPGKVIITEGVTDCLALMQLGLPTVSPVTVRIRAADWERLIPKLRGVETVYICQDNELSQAGLKGALQTARTLAEHKIDTRLVTLPLSETQISARQELTERFSLTASVGPKELAKLLAGRPAEEIQAAEALLATAKIDVNDYIAAGHTREDFERLLAEASTPIEFGVRSLPEGAEEEERNRLLEPILGEISEQSPLEQARLLKLVQERIGGGVSMATLKEQIRAIQKDRKVEFRNEKKKAKRMSGAMPGSCRARVDEVLIDTELENGAPDYTLAAEAAYDWFNANGAQFFHTLQGEPFMYFDNAIYWMDSPDRGRKRHYAAMLYKHTGMVPTTGGGRTFFEVLPSLAMIRGQVRDHFSWLHTDVASYTVYFNLNNPEHEIAKITPDEIRIMKNGGNEDGIILDGSRKMKPLKFLPDADLEEADRLLVDLLVGNMTCPQGDRFLILSWLSCFLLIDFAGTRPMTRFEGSAGSGKTTASKITSTLLYGEPQHKKATDAANYTDGSQNPLIVLDNIEVKQMTEDLTTFMLTSITGIAKEKRKSGTDSETITERTKCLLNTTGIEPLCGELSEILSRSFVINFDLANQASDCFLESEVISAIQQNRDLIISAIMKRTSHVLAMIRDGAQKQVMRLLHRTMPTHGKRRCNDYLSLMYLMMLAGSEDHEVTTGLEDLSPLFIEQIHSINDTSQEMARESNPIATALASLFHAYRNAVELDEKARYGEDDRANHVVGFIERYQVRFENENTMEPVSAGRLLAALRRVGREFNLEFEYKKPAQLGRRISNDLDVIRDAGFDIDRQRNAHTKNFEYRISSKGV, from the coding sequence ATGAGCATGGGCGGAACGGATAACGTCAGGGAGTATTACCGGCTCGTCACCGAGATGGACATCGGTGACGTGGCCCGGGAACTCCTGCCGGGACGGATCACCCAGGAAACCGGTCAGCGTTTGATGTGCGACTGCCCCAACCATCAGAGCCAGTCGCGCCTGGCGCTGCACGTGATGCTCGACAAGCAGGGCTGGTACTGCTTCGGCTGCGGAGTCGGCGGTGACGTGCTGCAACTCGTGGAGTTCATTCAGACGGGCTCGGTCACCGCCGGGCAATCCGGTCCGATGCCGGACAGCCACCGTCAGGCCCGGGACTATCTCGCCAAGAAGGCGGGCTTGCCGCCGCTGTCGCGCTATGGCCTCAGCCAGGAGCGTCTCGCCCAGACGGAGGCCGACCGCGCCTTCGAACTGCGGGTCAAGGACGCGCTGACCTCGCTGGCCAGGCTTTACCACGCCAGACTCAAAGAGTCGCCGGAGGTCCTCGACTGGCTGAAATCCAAATACGCCCTGAGCGAGGAGACCATCGACGATCTCCTGATCGGCTACGCGGACAACGCGTCCGGCGCGGTCGCCCAACTGACCGGGGGTGAGGACGGTTTCTCCAAACGGGAGCTCGCCGCCACCGGCGCTTTCCGTCCCACCAGCCAGGACGGCCTGACGCCATTTTTCGAGCGCCGGATCGTCTTTCCCTACTGGAGCCGTGGCCGGGTGGTGTTCATGATCGGCCGCAAGACGCCGTGGACCCCGGACGTGGGCTGGGAGCAAGGGAAATACAAGAAACTGCCGGTTCACGACGAGCACCAGCGGCCTTACGTCGCCGACTTCATCAACAACGCGCTGCTGTTCAACGAGGACTGCCTGCTGGCGAGGCCCGGCAAGGTGATCATCACCGAGGGGGTGACCGATTGCCTGGCGCTGATGCAACTGGGCCTGCCCACCGTATCGCCGGTCACCGTCCGCATCCGGGCCGCCGATTGGGAGCGCCTGATCCCCAAACTGCGCGGCGTCGAAACCGTCTACATCTGCCAGGACAACGAACTCTCCCAGGCCGGTCTCAAAGGGGCGCTGCAAACCGCTCGTACCCTGGCCGAACACAAGATCGACACCCGCCTGGTGACGCTGCCTTTGTCGGAAACACAGATCTCGGCCCGGCAGGAGCTGACCGAACGGTTCAGCCTGACGGCGAGCGTGGGGCCGAAGGAGCTGGCCAAGCTGCTGGCGGGACGGCCCGCCGAGGAAATCCAGGCGGCCGAGGCGCTTCTCGCCACCGCCAAGATCGACGTCAACGATTACATTGCCGCCGGGCATACCCGGGAGGATTTCGAACGCCTGCTCGCCGAAGCCAGCACGCCCATCGAGTTCGGCGTGCGCTCGCTGCCCGAGGGCGCTGAAGAAGAGGAACGCAACCGCCTGCTCGAACCTATCCTGGGGGAGATTTCCGAGCAGTCTCCGCTGGAACAGGCCCGTCTGCTGAAGCTGGTGCAGGAGCGCATCGGCGGTGGTGTTTCGATGGCCACCCTCAAAGAGCAGATCCGCGCCATACAGAAGGACCGTAAAGTCGAGTTCCGCAACGAAAAGAAGAAGGCCAAGCGGATGTCCGGCGCGATGCCCGGATCGTGCCGCGCCCGGGTCGACGAGGTGCTGATCGACACGGAACTGGAGAACGGTGCTCCCGACTACACCCTGGCCGCCGAGGCTGCCTACGACTGGTTCAACGCCAACGGTGCCCAGTTCTTTCACACCCTGCAGGGCGAGCCGTTCATGTATTTCGACAACGCCATCTACTGGATGGATTCACCGGACCGGGGCCGCAAGCGCCATTACGCGGCCATGCTCTACAAGCACACGGGTATGGTGCCGACCACGGGCGGCGGACGGACATTTTTCGAGGTGCTGCCCAGCCTGGCCATGATCCGTGGCCAGGTGCGCGACCATTTCTCCTGGCTGCACACCGATGTGGCCTCCTACACCGTCTATTTCAATCTGAACAACCCGGAGCACGAGATCGCCAAGATCACCCCGGACGAGATCCGGATCATGAAGAACGGCGGCAACGAGGACGGCATCATCCTGGACGGCTCGCGGAAGATGAAGCCGCTGAAATTCCTGCCCGACGCCGACCTCGAAGAGGCGGACCGGCTCCTGGTCGATCTGCTGGTGGGCAACATGACCTGTCCGCAGGGGGATCGCTTTCTCATCCTTTCCTGGCTCTCCTGCTTCCTGCTGATCGATTTCGCCGGGACGCGGCCCATGACCCGCTTCGAGGGTTCGGCCGGATCGGGCAAGACTACCGCCAGCAAGATCACGTCGACATTGCTTTACGGCGAGCCCCAGCACAAGAAGGCCACCGACGCGGCGAACTACACCGATGGCTCGCAGAACCCACTCATCGTCCTCGACAACATCGAGGTCAAGCAGATGACCGAGGATCTGACCACCTTCATGCTGACCAGCATCACCGGCATCGCCAAGGAGAAACGCAAGAGCGGCACCGACAGCGAGACCATCACCGAGCGGACCAAATGCCTGCTGAACACCACCGGCATCGAGCCGCTGTGCGGGGAACTTTCGGAGATCCTGTCGAGGTCCTTCGTCATCAACTTCGACCTCGCCAACCAGGCCAGCGACTGCTTTCTGGAATCGGAGGTCATCTCGGCCATCCAGCAGAACCGGGATCTGATCATCTCGGCCATCATGAAGCGGACCAGCCATGTGCTGGCGATGATCCGGGACGGAGCCCAGAAACAGGTCATGCGCCTGCTGCACCGAACCATGCCGACCCATGGCAAGCGCCGTTGCAACGACTATCTGAGCCTGATGTACCTGATGATGCTGGCCGGGTCCGAGGATCACGAGGTGACTACCGGACTTGAGGATCTGAGCCCGCTGTTCATCGAGCAGATACATTCCATCAACGACACCAGCCAGGAGATGGCCCGGGAGTCGAACCCCATCGCCACGGCGCTGGCGTCGCTCTTCCACGCTTATCGGAACGCGGTGGAGCTGGACGAGAAGGCCCGCTACGGCGAGGACGACCGGGCAAACCATGTGGTGGGGTTCATCGAACGCTACCAGGTGAGGTTCGAGAACGAGAACACCATGGAACCGGTGTCTGCGGGAAGGCTGCTCGCGGCTCTGCGCAGGGTCGGCCGGGAATTCAACCTCGAGTTCGAATACAAGAAGCCCGCCCAGCTCGGTCGGCGCATCAGCAACGACCTGGACGTCATCCGGGACGCCGGGTTCGACATCGACCGGCAGCGCAACGCCCACACCAAGAACTTCGAGTACCGGATCAGTAGCAAGGGTGTTTAA